Proteins from a genomic interval of Nostoc sp. TCL240-02:
- the pyk gene encoding pyruvate kinase, producing MRRTKIICTVGPATSAPEKLQALVEAGMNVARLNFSHGAYEFHAQTAHYLRQISNERQKPIAIMQDLCGPKIRLGTLPPEGLNLEAGSEVTFVLQEKGESIDELPLPLPTLFAMVRPGEPILINDGRVKLIVTDRDADRIRAQVKTGGLISTHKGVNLPQTPLPVSSITEKDLLDLRFGIQLGVDWVAVSFVQSPQDLEPAKRMIEAAGASIRLIAKIERAEALENFDSILKVADAIMIARGDLGVEVPIHEVPLIQKDIIRRCNRAGKPVITATQMLESMISAPDPTRAEATDVANSILDGTDAVMLSGETAVGQYPIAAVQMMHNIAVRTEKALDEGSKHAWCHEAGSLSVTESVAESVCRIAYETGSRAILCNTSSGSTARMVSKYRPTSPIIALTSDITAYRQLALSWGVEALLIPPVHHAEEMFTNVVNTVVDMGLATKGDKVVITSGVPIGKSGTTSLIKVHSIGQPISA from the coding sequence ATGCGTCGAACCAAAATCATTTGTACTGTTGGGCCCGCTACATCTGCACCCGAAAAACTACAAGCTTTAGTAGAAGCTGGTATGAATGTGGCACGGTTGAATTTTTCTCACGGGGCTTATGAATTTCACGCCCAAACTGCTCATTATCTCAGACAAATTAGTAATGAGCGGCAAAAGCCCATCGCAATTATGCAAGACCTGTGTGGGCCAAAGATTCGTTTAGGAACTTTGCCACCGGAAGGTTTAAATTTAGAAGCTGGTAGTGAAGTTACTTTTGTTTTGCAAGAAAAGGGTGAGAGTATTGACGAACTACCCCTACCATTGCCGACTCTGTTCGCAATGGTGCGACCAGGTGAACCGATTTTAATTAATGATGGTCGCGTTAAGTTAATTGTTACCGATCGCGATGCCGATCGCATTCGCGCCCAAGTGAAAACTGGCGGGTTAATTTCCACGCATAAAGGAGTAAACCTGCCACAAACTCCTTTACCTGTTAGTTCCATCACCGAAAAAGACTTACTGGATCTACGCTTTGGGATTCAGTTGGGTGTAGATTGGGTAGCGGTGTCCTTCGTGCAATCGCCACAAGACTTAGAACCCGCCAAGCGCATGATTGAAGCGGCTGGTGCTTCCATCCGCTTAATTGCCAAAATCGAAAGAGCAGAAGCACTAGAAAACTTTGATTCCATTCTGAAAGTTGCCGACGCAATTATGATTGCCCGTGGCGATTTAGGGGTGGAAGTGCCAATTCACGAAGTACCCCTCATTCAAAAAGATATTATTCGCCGTTGCAATCGTGCTGGCAAACCGGTGATTACAGCCACCCAAATGCTAGAGTCGATGATTAGCGCCCCCGATCCCACCCGCGCCGAAGCAACTGATGTTGCCAACTCCATCTTAGATGGTACAGATGCAGTCATGCTTTCTGGTGAAACAGCCGTGGGGCAATATCCCATCGCCGCCGTGCAGATGATGCACAATATCGCCGTGCGGACAGAAAAGGCTCTAGATGAGGGTAGTAAACATGCTTGGTGTCATGAAGCAGGTAGTCTCAGCGTTACCGAATCTGTTGCAGAATCAGTGTGTCGCATCGCTTATGAAACAGGCTCACGGGCAATTCTCTGTAACACTTCATCAGGAAGTACGGCGAGAATGGTGTCTAAATATCGGCCAACTTCTCCGATTATTGCCCTCACCTCCGACATCACCGCTTATCGTCAACTAGCGCTTTCTTGGGGTGTGGAAGCTTTGCTGATCCCACCAGTTCACCATGCTGAAGAGATGTTTACCAATGTGGTGAACACAGTTGTAGATATGGGTTTAGCCACTAAGGGCGATAAAGTAGTAATTACCTCTGGCGTTCCAATTGGTAAATCGGGCACAACTAGTTTAATCAAAGTGCATTCCATTGGACAGCCAATTTCAGCATAA
- a CDS encoding transaldolase — protein sequence MSKNLLEQLREVTVVVADTGDIQAIEKFKPQDATTNPSLITAAAQMPEYQGIVDQTLLQAKKDAGAGATQAQIVSLAFDRLAVAFGLKILQIIPGRVSTEVDARLSYDTEATLTKARDLIAQYKAAGIGRDRVLIKIATTWEGIRAAEILEKEGIHCNLTLLFGLHQAIACAEAGVTLISPFVGRILDWYKKDTGRDSYPAAEDPGVLSVTKIYNYYKKFGYKTEVMGASFRNLGEITELAGSDLLTISPSLLTELQSTVAELPRKLDPAKAASLSIDKISIDKASYDKMHAADRMATDKLDEGIKGFTKALEDLEKLLADRLVRLEGEVVASH from the coding sequence ATGTCTAAGAATTTACTGGAACAATTGCGAGAAGTGACTGTCGTAGTCGCAGATACAGGGGATATCCAGGCAATTGAAAAGTTTAAACCCCAAGATGCCACCACCAATCCTTCTCTGATTACTGCTGCGGCGCAAATGCCAGAATATCAGGGAATTGTCGATCAAACTTTACTGCAAGCGAAGAAAGATGCTGGAGCCGGAGCCACCCAAGCACAGATAGTTTCTCTAGCTTTTGACCGTTTGGCAGTTGCTTTTGGATTAAAGATTTTACAAATTATTCCCGGTCGTGTGTCTACAGAAGTAGATGCTCGCTTGTCCTACGATACCGAAGCTACCTTAACTAAAGCACGGGATTTAATTGCCCAGTATAAAGCTGCTGGAATTGGCCGCGATCGCGTTTTGATTAAAATTGCCACCACTTGGGAAGGCATTCGCGCTGCGGAAATTCTCGAAAAAGAAGGTATTCACTGTAACCTTACCTTGTTGTTTGGTCTTCATCAAGCGATCGCCTGTGCAGAAGCCGGCGTTACCCTAATTTCTCCTTTCGTCGGTCGGATTCTCGACTGGTACAAAAAAGATACCGGACGCGATAGCTATCCAGCCGCCGAAGATCCTGGAGTTTTGTCCGTCACCAAAATCTACAACTACTACAAGAAATTCGGCTATAAAACCGAAGTTATGGGAGCTAGCTTCCGTAACCTTGGTGAGATTACTGAACTTGCAGGTAGTGATTTGCTAACCATTTCTCCATCACTGTTGACTGAATTGCAGTCAACTGTTGCAGAACTGCCACGTAAACTTGACCCCGCCAAGGCAGCAAGTTTGTCAATCGACAAGATATCCATTGATAAAGCTAGCTATGACAAAATGCACGCTGCTGACCGCATGGCAACCGACAAACTAGACGAGGGCATTAAAGGTTTCACCAAGGCATTAGAAGACCTTGAAAAACTTTTGGCAGACCGACTAGTTCGCCTTGAAGGAGAGGTAGTAGCAAGTCATTAA
- a CDS encoding ISKra4 family transposase (programmed frameshift) has protein sequence MTPEQKQALQKHIQAIAKILYEDTSKEKLTNLAAIEEAVRSQMQKHVMPEVGGFFIETITGTTAGYQRRLKSILGELAITSKQAIELEVAPSTQLSPYLETCCLRVSANVSYEDAASDIKYFTGIEVSHSSQQRLVHRQNFELPTPEQTIEELSVDGGNIRVRTPKGQICAWLGYKAISLHHLGILGTSFQNNQIVIDWVNDQPLASPLTCIGDGHDGIWNIIDQLAPDAQRREILDWFHLIENLHKVGGSQKRLKQAQNLLWKGQVEATIALFTDCKGKQVQNFCRYLDKHRNRIINYEYYQAEEICSIGSGSVESAVKQVDRRTKISGAQWKRENVPQVLAHRCAYLNGLLSV, from the exons ATGACCCCAGAACAAAAGCAAGCTCTTCAAAAACATATTCAGGCGATTGCTAAAATATTGTATGAAGATACGTCAAAAGAAAAGCTCACAAATCTTGCAGCAATTGAAGAAGCAGTGCGGAGTCAAATGCAGAAGCATGTTATGCCAGAAGTAGGGG GTTTTTTTATCGAAACGATTACAGGGACAACCGCAGGATACCAACGACGGCTCAAAAGCATTCTTGGAGAGTTAGCAATAACGAGCAAACAAGCCATTGAATTAGAAGTCGCACCAAGTACTCAACTGAGTCCATATCTAGAAACTTGTTGTTTGAGGGTAAGTGCGAATGTCAGCTATGAAGATGCGGCATCAGACATCAAGTATTTTACGGGCATAGAGGTTTCTCACAGCAGTCAACAGAGATTAGTGCATCGCCAGAATTTTGAGTTGCCAACACCAGAACAGACAATTGAAGAATTAAGCGTCGATGGTGGAAACATCCGTGTCCGAACTCCTAAAGGTCAAATATGTGCATGGCTTGGCTATAAAGCAATTAGCTTACATCATCTCGGAATCTTGGGAACTTCATTTCAGAATAATCAGATTGTGATTGATTGGGTTAATGACCAACCACTGGCTAGCCCACTCACTTGTATTGGTGATGGACATGACGGCATTTGGAATATAATTGACCAATTAGCACCTGATGCACAACGTCGAGAAATACTTGATTGGTTCCATTTAATAGAAAACCTCCACAAAGTTGGGGGTTCACAAAAACGCTTGAAACAAGCACAAAATCTACTATGGAAAGGCCAAGTTGAGGCTACTATTGCCTTATTTACAGATTGTAAAGGCAAACAAGTACAAAACTTTTGCCGTTATCTTGATAAGCATCGCAATCGCATTATCAACTACGAATATTATCAAGCTGAAGAAATTTGTTCAATTGGTTCAGGTTCAGTTGAATCTGCCGTTAAACAGGTTGACCGTCGAACAAAAATTTCCGGGGCACAATGGAAACGAGAAAATGTGCCTCAAGTCCTAGCCCATCGCTGTGCTTACCTCAATGGATTATTGTCAGTTTGA
- a CDS encoding DUF4870 domain-containing protein, with product MEDIQQRKLLSALSHGAIFFSSTIISIGIPIAILLISNDPIIKSNAKESLNFHINLYIYAIIFALLTVVGIGILLLIALGVVSFIREHPSFLQRRRKSVRIGKTSVFTYR from the coding sequence ATGGAAGACATTCAGCAACGCAAGCTTTTATCAGCCTTAAGCCACGGAGCAATATTTTTTAGCTCTACGATTATCTCCATTGGCATACCCATTGCAATTTTGTTAATTAGTAATGACCCGATTATTAAAAGCAATGCCAAAGAATCACTTAACTTTCACATAAATCTTTATATTTATGCAATTATCTTTGCATTGTTGACTGTTGTGGGAATTGGTATTTTGTTGTTGATTGCTTTGGGCGTGGTCAGTTTTATTAGGGAGCATCCCAGTTTTTTGCAAAGAAGACGAAAATCAGTCAGGATAGGTAAGACGAGTGTATTTACTTACCGATGA
- the lnt gene encoding apolipoprotein N-acyltransferase, translating to MQKKQNKKQGERLIALLPYLIAFASGILMGLTVAPVGAWFLAWIAIVPLWVLVVTSAKGKNQFPPAFLWGVGFHGVALFWITGIHPMTWLGVPWLPSLAITLFCWGFISVLGGVFLTIWAAVMVRLGGKKPWLRILIGTAVWCGLESLWSAGPLWWSSLAYTQSPHNLVIVHLGQLSGPNTVTAAIVAINGLIAEGWMNRTEAERISSVSSAPLRFVNKYWVIATGLLITLHFIGFFLYSRPIAQPPEAALKVGIVQGNIPNRLLRSSEGFRRAQENYTNGYLTLADQGVDAVLTPEGALPIFQRNLLGTALVAAVKEKGVVAWIGAFGERGDSYTISLFTFNSKGEIVSRYDKSKLVPLGEYIPFEGILGGLIQRLSPLDAHQVPGLANQIFDTPFGRAIASICYESAFPEQFRRQAAAGGQFILSSSNDAHYTASMPFQHHAQDIMRAIESDRWSARATNTGYSAFVDPHGRTLWMSGYNTYETHAEIIYRRQTQTLYVRWGDWLTPLLLGLSVLGWFLQRVIN from the coding sequence ATGCAGAAGAAGCAGAATAAAAAGCAGGGGGAGAGGTTAATCGCCTTACTCCCCTATTTGATTGCATTCGCTAGCGGCATTTTAATGGGGCTAACCGTAGCCCCAGTAGGTGCATGGTTCCTGGCTTGGATTGCCATAGTTCCCTTATGGGTGCTAGTTGTCACTTCAGCCAAAGGTAAAAACCAATTCCCTCCGGCTTTCCTGTGGGGTGTTGGTTTTCACGGTGTTGCCCTATTCTGGATTACCGGAATTCATCCGATGACATGGTTGGGCGTTCCTTGGTTGCCAAGCTTGGCAATCACGCTTTTTTGTTGGGGATTTATCAGTGTCTTGGGTGGGGTATTCCTTACTATTTGGGCAGCTGTAATGGTTCGCCTGGGTGGAAAAAAACCGTGGTTACGTATACTTATTGGTACAGCCGTCTGGTGCGGCTTAGAGAGTCTGTGGAGTGCGGGGCCTTTGTGGTGGAGTTCTCTTGCTTACACTCAAAGTCCGCACAATCTCGTAATTGTACATCTGGGTCAACTCTCTGGGCCTAATACTGTAACAGCAGCAATAGTTGCCATTAATGGTTTAATTGCTGAAGGATGGATGAACCGCACAGAGGCAGAGAGAATTTCCTCTGTGTCCTCCGCGCCTCTGCGGTTCGTTAATAAATACTGGGTCATCGCCACAGGATTATTAATTACCTTACACTTCATTGGTTTTTTCTTATATAGCCGTCCCATCGCCCAACCCCCAGAAGCAGCCTTAAAAGTGGGGATTGTTCAGGGTAATATCCCGAACCGACTTTTACGAAGTTCCGAAGGGTTTCGTCGCGCCCAAGAAAATTACACCAATGGGTATTTAACTTTAGCAGACCAAGGTGTAGATGCAGTCCTCACCCCAGAAGGAGCCTTACCTATTTTCCAACGCAACTTGTTGGGAACTGCCTTAGTCGCAGCAGTGAAGGAAAAAGGTGTGGTTGCTTGGATTGGAGCTTTTGGCGAACGAGGAGACAGTTATACAATTAGCTTGTTTACTTTCAACAGTAAGGGTGAAATTGTCAGCCGCTATGATAAGTCCAAACTCGTACCTTTGGGAGAATATATTCCCTTTGAAGGAATTTTAGGCGGGTTAATTCAACGTTTATCGCCTCTGGATGCACACCAAGTTCCTGGTTTGGCAAATCAGATATTTGACACTCCTTTTGGTCGTGCGATCGCTAGTATATGTTATGAATCTGCTTTTCCTGAACAATTTCGTCGTCAAGCTGCGGCGGGTGGGCAATTTATCCTCAGTTCATCTAACGATGCCCATTACACTGCATCGATGCCATTCCAGCACCATGCACAGGATATCATGCGGGCAATTGAAAGCGATCGATGGTCAGCACGGGCAACGAATACAGGATATTCAGCCTTTGTAGATCCTCACGGTAGAACTTTATGGATGTCTGGATATAATACTTACGAAACTCATGCTGAAATAATTTATCGGCGACAGACACAAACTTTATATGTGCGTTGGGGTGATTGGTTAACACCTTTATTGTTGGGATTGAGTGTCTTAGGGTGGTTTTTGCAGAGAGTGATTAACTAA